ACGTTCTTTCCCTCCCCTGTGAGTAGATCAGCGAACACATGGTTAACAAAATTGTGTCATCTTGCTCTTGTTTTACCTGACGATTAAACCTGAATCGATAGTGTTCTAGGTCAAACTGGTTAAGATCTTGAgctcaaatcggtttaaaactCTACAGATGTCTATCACGTGTATCCACCGAAGTTGATTCCATTTAACAAGTATTCattcaaaaacttaaaaaaatgagGGATCTCAAATGATGTTGAGATCGTTGACTTTCCTAGCTTGTTCCATATCAGTCAAAAGCAtctttttattaaaaccatTGTACTTATTCAAGCTTTGATCCATTCAATTTTCAAGAAAGTAATAATACAATTATAAGCAGCTTTATATAAACCAAATCACATGTAGGATTTGAGACGTGGTCTCATAAGAGACTGTGCCCCATCCACCATCACAGTGGTACCTGTCATGAAACGTGAACCATCGCTGATCAAGTAAATCACAGTCGAGTAGATATCTGTCTCGGGGTTCAGCCACTGGCCAAGAGGAGCAGCGTCCTTCACCAGTTTCTGCGCTCGATCTATCCCCACTGAAACTGGATATTCATCGCCAAGATGCAGACCTCTCGAGATCATGTTCACCCTTATCTTGTGCTTCCCTAGACTCATGGCTGATGCCTGAAACcccacaaataaataaataaaacatgtaTGTCAAGTTTAATCCGGAGATTACAGGGCCAGTCTTGGACATAAACAAGTGACCATTGGCCAAAGACCTCtaaatttaagaaataatttacataaatatagatctctaaatttttttaaaaaataacttttattaGAACGTTTACTATACTAAATTGTCTATAGCCTCCAAAATCTCGGAACTAGGCGTAGACTAGGAGATGTAAAAAGATGTATACCCGAACCAGCTGGTGAATTGCAGCAGCGGCTGTAGCATAGGCATCAGCTCCAGGGTAAAGCCCTCTCTCACCACTAGCTATTGTAGCCAAAAAGACAATGGAGCCTCCTGTTCCATTCTCCTTCATCATGCTTGCCACAGCCTTCAAGATAAACCATGTAGCCGTGAGATTGATCTTTGTGATTTTCTTGAACTCATCTTCAGACACTCGGAGAATGTCCTGCATCTTCCCTTGGTAGGTACAGCAGTTGACAAAAGCATCCAAAGATCCTAGACGAGTCCATGCCTTTTGGACAGCAACATAGAAAGCTTCCTCACTATCAGCTTCCATGTCGGCTCCAATGAGCTCCACTGGGAAGGCTCCATCAACAGAGACTCGTATGTAGTCCACAGTGCTCCTTAGAGAAGCCTCGTTTCCCATCAAAACCAACCTGATATCTCATTGGTTAATTAATCTCGTAACTAAACTACGAGGATGAGCAAGGGCAATAGAAACTCACCGACAACCGTGTTTGGCTAGTTCGATAGCGATGTTCCGGGAAACCTCGTCGCCGTTGGCTGTCATCAACACCTTCTTCGCCATTAGATTCAGAGTATTACTTCTTCTGATCGATGGAGGAACAGGGTATGGACT
The window above is part of the Brassica napus cultivar Da-Ae chromosome C3, Da-Ae, whole genome shotgun sequence genome. Proteins encoded here:
- the LOC106373704 gene encoding carbonyl reductase [NADPH] 2-like codes for the protein MAKKVLMTANGDEVSRNIAIELAKHGCRLVLMGNEASLRSTVDYIRVSVDGAFPVELIGADMEADSEEAFYVAVQKAWTRLGSLDAFVNCCTYQGKMQDILRVSEDEFKKITKINLTATWFILKAVASMMKENGTGGSIVFLATIASGERGLYPGADAYATAAAAIHQLVRASAMSLGKHKIRVNMISRGLHLGDEYPVSVGIDRAQKLVKDAAPLGQWLNPETDIYSTVIYLISDGSRFMTGTTVMVDGAQSLMRPRLKSYM